A single window of Micrococcaceae bacterium Sec5.1 DNA harbors:
- a CDS encoding type II toxin-antitoxin system prevent-host-death family antitoxin, with translation MTTIPHRELRNQSSKILERVKNGEIIDVTNNGEVAATLIPPSASPFERLLQAGSVRAATTSPVDFKILPRVASEMDTAGILADLRGDR, from the coding sequence ATGACAACAATTCCGCACCGTGAACTCCGCAATCAGAGCAGCAAGATCCTGGAGCGGGTCAAGAATGGCGAAATCATCGATGTCACCAATAATGGTGAAGTTGCCGCAACACTGATTCCGCCGTCAGCTTCCCCCTTTGAACGCTTGTTGCAAGCTGGAAGCGTGCGGGCAGCCACCACGAGTCCCGTCGACTTCAAGATACTTCCGCGCGTCGCCAGCGAGATGGATACCGCCGGCATTTTGGCGGATCTGCGCGGCGACCGGTGA
- a CDS encoding ribokinase produces MSSSPQSSAPILPLASTALTVVGSINLDITATASRLPTPGETVGGAVLRQQPGGKGANQAVAAARLAGASRMVGAVGRDEAGRSLLDAMASAGVDVQDIAQVDAATGTALVLVDGEGENQIVVCPGANADVSVEGVSFAEEEAVLCQLEVDQDVVLEAARRTKGYFALNAAPAAPIIPELLERCDLVIVNETEYALIPALRTAPLVAVTYGGEGSAIFEHGERVAEAPAVRVTDIANTIGAGDAFCAALVLALRSGLEHSHALAVANAVGADAVRDASSQPALKPLEHYIEATRTSFVA; encoded by the coding sequence ATGAGCTCCTCCCCTCAGTCTTCCGCGCCCATTTTGCCTCTTGCGAGCACCGCCCTCACCGTTGTAGGCAGCATCAACCTCGACATCACGGCTACCGCCAGCCGCCTCCCGACGCCGGGCGAAACCGTTGGCGGCGCCGTCCTCCGTCAGCAGCCGGGCGGCAAGGGCGCCAACCAGGCCGTGGCCGCAGCCAGGCTTGCCGGCGCCTCCCGCATGGTGGGGGCAGTAGGCCGGGACGAAGCAGGCCGCAGCCTCCTGGACGCCATGGCGAGTGCCGGCGTCGACGTCCAGGACATCGCTCAAGTGGATGCCGCGACAGGGACGGCACTGGTCCTGGTGGACGGCGAAGGCGAGAACCAGATTGTTGTGTGCCCGGGCGCGAACGCCGACGTGTCCGTGGAAGGAGTCTCCTTCGCGGAGGAAGAAGCAGTCCTCTGCCAACTCGAAGTGGATCAGGACGTGGTGCTGGAAGCCGCCCGCCGGACCAAAGGCTACTTTGCCCTCAACGCAGCACCGGCCGCGCCTATCATTCCGGAGCTCCTGGAACGCTGCGACCTGGTGATCGTCAATGAGACCGAGTACGCACTGATCCCCGCGCTTCGCACGGCGCCCCTTGTTGCCGTGACGTACGGCGGCGAGGGCTCGGCGATCTTTGAGCATGGCGAACGAGTGGCCGAAGCTCCTGCGGTTCGGGTCACGGACATCGCCAACACCATCGGAGCGGGCGATGCTTTCTGCGCCGCGCTTGTCCTGGCCCTCCGCTCCGGACTGGAGCACAGCCATGCCCTGGCAGTGGCCAACGCCGTGGGTGCGGACGCTGTTAGGGATGCTTCGTCACAGCCTGCGCTCAAGCCCTTGGAGCACTACATTGAGGCGACGCGCACGTCTTTCGTCGCCTGA